AACCCTTGATACAGGGTTAACGGCCCGCCCTTTGGCGGCGGGCGAAAGGCGGCGGATGGTGGCTCAGACCTATACAGTGGCCTTCGAGGGCATCGATGCGCGGATGGTGGAGGTGCAATGCGCCGTCACCCCCGGCATGCCCGCCTTTTCCGTGGTCGGCCTGCCGGACAAGGCTGTTTCCGAGGCGCGCGACCGTCTGCGCGCCGCGCTCTCGGCCATGTCCATCGCGCTGCCGAACCGGCGCATCACCATCAACCTGTCGCCGGCGGATCTGCCAAAGGAGGGCTCCCATTTCGATCTGCCCATCGCGCTCGCGCTGTTGGCCGCGCTCGACATCCTGCCGCGCGAAGAGATCGAAAACACTGTTTCGCTGGGCGAGCTGTCGCTGGACGGCACGCTGGTGCCCGTGATCGGCGCCCTGCCCGCCGCCATGGCCGCCGCCGAGGAAGAGCGCACGCTTGTCTGCCCCAGGGCCTGCGGGCCTGAGGCGGCCTGGGCCGGCGAAACCCCGGTGATCGCGGCCGAAAACCTTGGCGCGCTCGTGGCCCATTTCACCGGGCAGAAGGCCATCGCGGCCAGCGCCCCCGGTGAGGTGACAGGCACGGCCTACACGCGGGATTTTCGCGAGGTGAAGGGGCAGGAACGCGCCAAACGCGCGCTGGAGATCGCCGCCGCGGGGCGCCACCACGTGCTGCTCGTCGGCCCGCCGGGCTCGGGCAAATCCATGCTCGCCGCCCGCCTGCCTGGGATTCTGCCCGCCTTGAGCCCGGCCGAAGCGCTGGAAACCTCGATGATCCACTCGCTCGCGGGGCTCCTGCGGGAGGGCGGCATCTCCCGTGAACGCCCGTTCTGCGAACCGCATCACACCGCCTCGATGGCCGCCATCGTGGGCGGTGGCAAGGGTGCGAAGCCGGGGCAGATCTCGCTGGCACACAATGGCGTGCTGTTTCTGGACGAGTTCCCGGAGTTCTCCCGGCAGGTGCTGGAAACCCTGCGCCAGCCGATCGAAACCGGCCATGTGGTGGTAGCCCGCGCCAATGCCCATGTGCGCTACCCCTGCCGTTTTCTGCTGGTGGCCGCCGCCAATCCCTGCCGCTGCGGCCATATGAGCGACCCGGCCCGCGCCTGCGCGCGCGTGCCCCTCTGCGGCGCAGAGTACATGGGCCGGATCTCCGGCCCGCTGATGGATCGGTTCGATCTGCGCATCGAAGTGCCGCCCGTCAGCTACCGCGATCTTGACCTGCCGGACGCGGGCGAAGGCAGCGCCGAGGTTGCCGCGCGGGTGGCCGCCGCGCGGCAGGTGCAAGCGGCGCGGTTTGCGGAGGCAGAAGGCGTGCGGGTGAACGCCGATGCGGAAGGGGCGCTGCTGGAGGCCGTGGCCACGCCGGATTCCGCCGGCAAGGAGATGCTGGCCAAGGCGGCCGAACGTTTCGGCCTCACCGCACGCGGCTATCACCGCGTGCTGCGCGTGGCCCGCACCATCGCCGATCTGGACGGAAGCGCAGCCGTGGGCCGCATCCATGTGGCCGAAGCGCTGAGTTTCCGGCTCAGCGCGTCCGAGACCGCCTAGGCGCGTTTGGCCTCGATGGCCTGCCAGATCTTTTCGGCGATATTCACCCCGTCAAACCGCTCCAGTTCCTGAATGCCGGTGGGCGAGGTCACGTTGATCTCCGTCATGTAGTCGCCGATCACGTCGATCCCGACGAAGATCAGCCCCTTCTCCTTCAGGGCCGGGCCAATGGCGGCGCAAATCTCCAGATCGCGCTCGGTCAGGCCGATCTTCTCGGGCCGTCCGCCCACATGCATGTTGGAACGCGTCTCCCCAGCCGCAGGCACCCGGTTGATCGCGCCCACGGGCTCGCCATCCACGAGAATCACCCGCTTGTCGCCGTTTGACACATCCGGCAGGAACTTCTGTGCTATGAGGGGCTCGCGATTGATGCCGGAGAACAGCTCGTGCAGCGAGGCGAGGTTGCGATCGTTGGGATCAAGGCGGAACACGCCTGCGCCGCCGTTGCCGTAAAGCGGCTTGAGGATGATGTCGCCATGCTCGGCCTTGAAGGCGCGGATCGTGTCCAGATCGCGGGCGATCAGCGTTGGCGGCGTGTAGTCGGCGAATTGCAGCACCATCAGCTTTTCCGGGCAGTTGCGCACCCAGAAGGGATCGTTCACCACCAGCGTTTGCGGATGGATCATCTCCAGCAGATGGGTGGTGGTGATATAGCCCATGTCAAAGGGCGGATCCTGCCGCAGCCAGACGACATCGTACGTCGAAAGATCCACCTCCTGTTCGTCGCCCAGCGTGAAATGGTTGCCCTTTTCGCGGCGGACCGTCAGCGGCCAGCCCTTGGCCAGAACCCGCCCTTCGCGGAAGCTCAGACGGTCCGGCGTGTAGTAAAACAGGCTATGCCCGCGCGCCTGCGCCTCTTCCGCGATGCGAAAGGTGCTGTCCGCATCGATATTGATCGGCGCGATCGGATCCATCTGAATGGCAACTCTGAGCGACATGGCTAATCTCCTTTCGCACCTACATGGCGAAAGGCGGATGCCGGATCAATGGCGATTGGCGCAATTCACCAAACCGCGATGGTTCAACCTATTGCCCCACTCAGGCCCACATGCCGGCATTCTCGATCACCTCGATTTCGCCAGCCGCATTCACCAGCGCCAGATCGATGCGCATTGGCGTGAGGAGCCCTGCCGGTTCCCCGGCGAGGAATTCTTCCGCTGCGGCCATGATGCGCTGCAGCTGCCGCCGCCCCAGCCGCTGCGCCGCCTGCGCATGCGTGGTGCTTTTCTTGACTTCGATGAACACAAGCTCGCCGTTCTGGCTGGCGATCAGATCCACTTCGCCGCCCCGCCCCCGCCAACGCTGGTGGCGCATCTGGGCACCCCTCGCGCTGTAGTAGCGTTCCACCGCGCCTTCGGCGGCAAGCCCTGCGTGATAATTGAGCTGCTGACGGATCGCTTTCATGACCAGAACTCCCATCGAGTAGGAAAACTCTAGCGCCAAGGAATTTCTCGGTGGTTAACGGCTCAGGGAAAGCGCTTGCTGATAGACGTCGCGCCGTTTCAGCCCATAGGCCTCGGCCACCATGGCCGCGGCATCTTTCACCGAAAGTGTCTCAAGCGCGCGGCGCAGGGCGGTTTCGACGTCTGCCTCTTCCATCGCAGCCTCTCCGGCGCGATCCACCAGCACAACCACCTCGCCTTTCGCGCCAGACGCCGCGTAGTGATCGGCCAGTT
The sequence above is drawn from the Pseudoruegeria sp. SHC-113 genome and encodes:
- a CDS encoding YifB family Mg chelatase-like AAA ATPase, which produces MVAQTYTVAFEGIDARMVEVQCAVTPGMPAFSVVGLPDKAVSEARDRLRAALSAMSIALPNRRITINLSPADLPKEGSHFDLPIALALLAALDILPREEIENTVSLGELSLDGTLVPVIGALPAAMAAAEEERTLVCPRACGPEAAWAGETPVIAAENLGALVAHFTGQKAIAASAPGEVTGTAYTRDFREVKGQERAKRALEIAAAGRHHVLLVGPPGSGKSMLAARLPGILPALSPAEALETSMIHSLAGLLREGGISRERPFCEPHHTASMAAIVGGGKGAKPGQISLAHNGVLFLDEFPEFSRQVLETLRQPIETGHVVVARANAHVRYPCRFLLVAAANPCRCGHMSDPARACARVPLCGAEYMGRISGPLMDRFDLRIEVPPVSYRDLDLPDAGEGSAEVAARVAAARQVQAARFAEAEGVRVNADAEGALLEAVATPDSAGKEMLAKAAERFGLTARGYHRVLRVARTIADLDGSAAVGRIHVAEALSFRLSASETA
- the gshB gene encoding glutathione synthase; this translates as MSLRVAIQMDPIAPINIDADSTFRIAEEAQARGHSLFYYTPDRLSFREGRVLAKGWPLTVRREKGNHFTLGDEQEVDLSTYDVVWLRQDPPFDMGYITTTHLLEMIHPQTLVVNDPFWVRNCPEKLMVLQFADYTPPTLIARDLDTIRAFKAEHGDIILKPLYGNGGAGVFRLDPNDRNLASLHELFSGINREPLIAQKFLPDVSNGDKRVILVDGEPVGAINRVPAAGETRSNMHVGGRPEKIGLTERDLEICAAIGPALKEKGLIFVGIDVIGDYMTEINVTSPTGIQELERFDGVNIAEKIWQAIEAKRA
- a CDS encoding YraN family protein, with translation MRQQLNYHAGLAAEGAVERYYSARGAQMRHQRWRGRGGEVDLIASQNGELVFIEVKKSTTHAQAAQRLGRRQLQRIMAAAEEFLAGEPAGLLTPMRIDLALVNAAGEIEVIENAGMWA